The Rhipicephalus sanguineus isolate Rsan-2018 chromosome 7, BIME_Rsan_1.4, whole genome shotgun sequence genome includes a window with the following:
- the LOC119399851 gene encoding LOW QUALITY PROTEIN: UDP-GlcNAc:betaGal beta-1,3-N-acetylglucosaminyltransferase-like protein 1 (The sequence of the model RefSeq protein was modified relative to this genomic sequence to represent the inferred CDS: deleted 1 base in 1 codon), whose protein sequence is MTGDASNDAVDVSVIIPVFNGKQWIDECLSSVAQQEFDGTLEASIYDDSSTDGTAELLRDWKPKLESRGIFVRISSGDPGSKPRGVGFAKNAAVRQSKGRYLCFQDIDDVMHPSRVQEQFYEATKLSPNTIVGSQYHRLPEGSTERYTLWANTLDPKKLTVQVYTSHGPTVIMPTWFCSRAVFDAIGGFDETGKGTPEDLIFFYKHLDLGGNVARVEKDLLTYRYHPQQSTFTIAESTIWDLRLARLKQHVLARWPSFTIWNAGKQGRRFYRSLDIANRRKVSAFCDVDEKKISRGVYIHEESEEVPRPRVPIIHFRDATPPLVICMKLDLTNGSFEANLSSLNLIEGVDYVHFS, encoded by the exons ATGACTGGAGACGCTTCAAACGATGCCGTCGATGTG TCAGTTATAATCCCAGTCTTCAACGGCAAGCAATGGATCGACGAATGCCTGAGCTCAGTAGCGCAACAGGAATTCGACGGTACCTTGGAAGCGTCCATTTACGACGACTCCAGCACG GACGGAACGGCCGAGCTATTGCGAGATTGGAAACCGAAACTAGAATCGCGCGGCATTTTCGTCCGCATTTCGTCGGGCGATCCGGGTTCCAAACCTAGAGGAG TTGGCTTCGCGAAAAATGCCGCCGTGCGACAGAGCAAGGGCCGGTACCTTTGCTTTCAGGACATC GATGACGTCATGCACCCGTCCCGTGTTCAAGAGCAGTTCTACGAAGCAACGAAACTATCGCCCAACACG atTGTAGGCTCCCAGTATCATCGCTTACCAGAAGGATCTACTGAACGTTATACATTATGGGCCAACACCCTGGATCCAAAAAAGCTCACAGTTCAG GTTTACACGTCTCACGGACCCACTGTCATCATGCCCACGTGGTTCTGCAGCAGAGCCGTCTTCGACGCCATAGGTGGCTTCGACGAAACTGGAAAG GGCACACCGGAAGACCTCATCTTCTTTTACAAGCACCTTGACCTT GGAGGGAATGTCGCCAGGGTGGAGAAAGACCTGCTGACCTACCGTTACCACCCGCAACAGTCTACGTTCACGATAGCAGA GTCCACCATTTGGGACCTGCGACTTGCCAGGCTGAAGCAGCACGTCTTAGCGCGTTGGCCGAGCTTTACCATCTGGAACGCTGGGAAGCAGGGTCGCAGGTTTTACAGGAGCCTCGACATTGCGAACCGAAGAAAG GTGTCTGCATTTTGCGACGTGGATGAGAAGAAAATCTCCAGAGGAGTGTACATCCACGAAGAATCTGAG GAAGTGCCCAGACCAAGGGTACCCATAATTCATTTTAGGGATGCCACACCGCCATTGGTTATATGCATGAAATTG GACCTGACCAATGGCTCTTTCGAGGCTAACCTATCTTCATTAAACCTCATCGAAGGCGTTGACTACGTGCATTTTTCATAG
- the LOC119399852 gene encoding protein-lysine N-methyltransferase EEF2KMT isoform X3, whose product MTDKTLRSISTLFLACVPVVEVRKLLDAVPSELLTPEFQEALISRTILHPTAVTYPPRPAYIRNFLKCLINKLEEKNVDIADSLYVHFAEKLGGVNSDEDVPGFVTYTIDARTTVTLKEHTAFVIGGTTGLTTWQASKCLSEWCLENRHLLRGKHVVELGCGIGLTGIVVCKTCRPLSYTFTDGHEAVLRSLEENLKRNGVTECHARVETLCWGDHENFKERCTADVILGADLVYDPEVVPALVATLAALLANGGTAYIASTIRNPETRALFLSELVLLLSARSKIGERAYLEQTNRFFLWTT is encoded by the exons ATGACCGACAAGACGTTGAGATCCATTTCGACGCTATTCCTCGCCTGTGTCCCTGTCGTGGAAGTGAGGAAATTGCTG GACGCAGTGCCGAGCGAACTACTGACGCCGGAATTTCAGGAAGCGTTGATCAGTCGTACCATTCTCCATCCCACGGCGGTAACGTACCCGCCGAGACCTGCGTATATCAGGAATTTCCTCAAGTGTCTCATCAACAAG cttgaagaaaaaaatgtcgACATCGCGGACAGCCTGTACGTCCACTTTGCGGAGAAACTCGGCGGCGTGAACAGCGATGAAGACGTCCCCGGCTTTGTCACGTACACTATT GACGCTCGCACGACAGTCACGTTAAAAGAGCATACCGCTTTTGTGATTGGTGGAACGACAGGCCTCACAACGTGGCag GCATCGAAGTGTCTGTCTGAATGGTGCCTCGAAAACAGGCATCTGTTGCGTGGCAA GCATGTTGTAGAACTTGGATGCGGCATCGGACTGACTGGCATCGTCGTGTGCAAGACCTGTCGCCCCCTGTCATACACATTTACCGACGGCCACGAAGCCGTGCTTCGTTCCCTGGAGGAGAACCTCAAGCGGAATGGTGTCACGGAGTGTCATGCAAGAGTTGAGACGCTTTGTTGGGGCGACCACGAAAACTTCAAGGAACGTTGCACAGCTGATGTAATCCTTGGAGCTG ATCTGGTCTATGACCCAGAAGTCGTGCCAGCCCTTGTTGCGACCCTCGCGGCTCTGCTGGCGAACGGCGGCACAGCATACATCGCATCGACTATCCGCAATCCTGAAACTCGTGCATTGTTCCTCAGTGAACTAG TGCTCCTCCTCAGCGCGAGGAGCAAGATCGGCGAGCGTGCATACCtggagcagacaaacaggttctttttatGGACGACATGA
- the LOC119399852 gene encoding protein-lysine N-methyltransferase EEF2KMT isoform X1, whose translation MTDKTLRSISTLFLACVPVVEVRKLLDAVPSELLTPEFQEALISRTILHPTAVTYPPRPAYIRNFLKCLINKLEEKNVDIADSLYVHFAEKLGGVNSDEDVPGFVTYTIDARTTVTLKEHTAFVIGGTTGLTTWQASKCLSEWCLENRHLLRGKHVVELGCGIGLTGIVVCKTCRPLSYTFTDGHEAVLRSLEENLKRNGVTECHARVETLCWGDHENFKERCTADVILGADLVYDPEVVPALVATLAALLANGGTAYIASTIRNPETRALFLSELADQASLQYEPCAGPREKVFFYDRSCPVEIDKITACPR comes from the exons ATGACCGACAAGACGTTGAGATCCATTTCGACGCTATTCCTCGCCTGTGTCCCTGTCGTGGAAGTGAGGAAATTGCTG GACGCAGTGCCGAGCGAACTACTGACGCCGGAATTTCAGGAAGCGTTGATCAGTCGTACCATTCTCCATCCCACGGCGGTAACGTACCCGCCGAGACCTGCGTATATCAGGAATTTCCTCAAGTGTCTCATCAACAAG cttgaagaaaaaaatgtcgACATCGCGGACAGCCTGTACGTCCACTTTGCGGAGAAACTCGGCGGCGTGAACAGCGATGAAGACGTCCCCGGCTTTGTCACGTACACTATT GACGCTCGCACGACAGTCACGTTAAAAGAGCATACCGCTTTTGTGATTGGTGGAACGACAGGCCTCACAACGTGGCag GCATCGAAGTGTCTGTCTGAATGGTGCCTCGAAAACAGGCATCTGTTGCGTGGCAA GCATGTTGTAGAACTTGGATGCGGCATCGGACTGACTGGCATCGTCGTGTGCAAGACCTGTCGCCCCCTGTCATACACATTTACCGACGGCCACGAAGCCGTGCTTCGTTCCCTGGAGGAGAACCTCAAGCGGAATGGTGTCACGGAGTGTCATGCAAGAGTTGAGACGCTTTGTTGGGGCGACCACGAAAACTTCAAGGAACGTTGCACAGCTGATGTAATCCTTGGAGCTG ATCTGGTCTATGACCCAGAAGTCGTGCCAGCCCTTGTTGCGACCCTCGCGGCTCTGCTGGCGAACGGCGGCACAGCATACATCGCATCGACTATCCGCAATCCTGAAACTCGTGCATTGTTCCTCAGTGAACTAG CAGACCAGGCATCGCTGCAATACGAGCCGTGCGCAGGTCCACGAGAGAAGGTTTTCTTCTACGATCGCTCGTGCCCAGTCGAAATAGACAAGATCACAGCATGCCCCAGATGA
- the LOC119399852 gene encoding protein-lysine N-methyltransferase EEF2KMT isoform X2 codes for MTDKTLRSISTLFLACVPVVEVRKLLDAVPSELLTPEFQEALISRTILHPTAVTYPPRPAYIRNFLKCLINKLEEKNVDIADSLYVHFAEKLGGVNSDEDVPGFVTYTIDARTTVTLKEHTAFVIGGTTGLTTWQASKCLSEWCLENRHLLRGKHVVELGCGIGLTGIVVCKTCRPLSYTFTDGHEAVLRSLEENLKRNGVTECHARVETLCWGDHENFKERCTADVILGADLVYDPEVVPALVATLAALLANGGTAYIASTIRNPETRALFLSELDQASLQYEPCAGPREKVFFYDRSCPVEIDKITACPR; via the exons ATGACCGACAAGACGTTGAGATCCATTTCGACGCTATTCCTCGCCTGTGTCCCTGTCGTGGAAGTGAGGAAATTGCTG GACGCAGTGCCGAGCGAACTACTGACGCCGGAATTTCAGGAAGCGTTGATCAGTCGTACCATTCTCCATCCCACGGCGGTAACGTACCCGCCGAGACCTGCGTATATCAGGAATTTCCTCAAGTGTCTCATCAACAAG cttgaagaaaaaaatgtcgACATCGCGGACAGCCTGTACGTCCACTTTGCGGAGAAACTCGGCGGCGTGAACAGCGATGAAGACGTCCCCGGCTTTGTCACGTACACTATT GACGCTCGCACGACAGTCACGTTAAAAGAGCATACCGCTTTTGTGATTGGTGGAACGACAGGCCTCACAACGTGGCag GCATCGAAGTGTCTGTCTGAATGGTGCCTCGAAAACAGGCATCTGTTGCGTGGCAA GCATGTTGTAGAACTTGGATGCGGCATCGGACTGACTGGCATCGTCGTGTGCAAGACCTGTCGCCCCCTGTCATACACATTTACCGACGGCCACGAAGCCGTGCTTCGTTCCCTGGAGGAGAACCTCAAGCGGAATGGTGTCACGGAGTGTCATGCAAGAGTTGAGACGCTTTGTTGGGGCGACCACGAAAACTTCAAGGAACGTTGCACAGCTGATGTAATCCTTGGAGCTG ATCTGGTCTATGACCCAGAAGTCGTGCCAGCCCTTGTTGCGACCCTCGCGGCTCTGCTGGCGAACGGCGGCACAGCATACATCGCATCGACTATCCGCAATCCTGAAACTCGTGCATTGTTCCTCAGTGAACTAG ACCAGGCATCGCTGCAATACGAGCCGTGCGCAGGTCCACGAGAGAAGGTTTTCTTCTACGATCGCTCGTGCCCAGTCGAAATAGACAAGATCACAGCATGCCCCAGATGA
- the LOC119399853 gene encoding dihydrofolate reductase yields the protein MCPSGAKNAVSCFAIVAMCRNRGIGVNNTLPWRLKKELAYFSRLTKEAAEGKQNAVVMGRLTWESLPPKSRPLSDRINVVVSKTLTEVPEGHHVARSFPDAVQILQNLVDAGKASAFVIGGARLYRELIDSPHCSRIYLTEIDKEFECDVFFPEFDASKFRLIKEEGVPEELQQEGDITYHFRVYERVKN from the exons ATGTGTCCGAGCGGTGCCAAGAACGCGGTGTCGTGCTTCGCCATCGTCGCTATGTGCCGCAACCGTGGGATCGGCGTAAACAACACCCTGCCTTGGCGTCTCAAGAAAGAGCTGGCCTACTTCTCGCGACTCACGAAGGAGGCGGCGGAGGGAAAGCAGAACGCCGTCGTCATGGGCCGGCTCACGTGGGAATCACTGCCGCCCAAGTCCCGGCCCCTGAGTGACAG GATAAACGTTGTGGTGAGCAAGACGCTAACAGAGGTTCCGGAGGGACACCACGTGGCGCGGAGCTTTCCAGACGCTGTGCAGATTTTGCAGAATCTTGTCGATGCTGGAAAGGCAAGTGCG TTTGTGATAGGAGGGGCTCGGCTGTATCGCGAGCTGATCGACAGTCCCCACTGCAGCCGCATATACCTCACCGAAATCGACAAAGAGTTTGAGTGTGATGTCTTCTTCCCGGAATTCGACGCCAGCAAGTTCCGGCTCATCAAAGAGGAGGGCGTGCCCGAAGAACTGCAGCAGGAGGGTGATATAACGTACCATTTCCGGGTCTACGAGCGCGTGAAAAACTGA
- the LOC119399850 gene encoding serine/arginine-rich splicing factor 2 — translation MSYGRAPPTIDGMTSLKVDNLTYRTTPEDLKRVFERYGDVGDVYIPRHPYTRESRGFAFVRFYDKRDCEDAMDALDGYMMDGRELRVQMARYGRPTDPYRQSTSSSRYGPSSRRSRSRSRSRRRSRSRRRSRSRSRRRSRSRSRSRRRRSRSRSRRSRSRSRDRRRSRSRARKSRSRSRRKSRSRSRRKSRSKSRERSRSRRREAKRSRSKSRGHSRSKSRERSPSKHRSRSKSKDRSRSRHRSRSKSEERSRSKHRSRSKSKERSRSKRRSESKERSPSKHRSRSGSKERSRSKSHRSRSRSRKESEPRDRSHSPTVNGDSRMRSASRSPRDEGREDSRSRSRSRSPRQSGSPAPGESDEAAREKSRSRDRSRSKSQDSN, via the exons ATGAGCTACGGCCGTGCACCGCCGACTATCGACGGGATGACCTCCCTGAAGGTCGACAACCTGACATATCGCACCACGCCGGAGGACCTCAAGCGCGTCTTCGAGAGGTACGGAGACGTAGGGGACGTCTACATCCCGCGTCACCCGTACACCAGGGAGAGCCGAGGGTTCGCCTTCGTTCGCTTCTACGACAAGCGCGACTGCGAGGACGCCATGGACGCGCTGGACGGCTACATGATGGACGGCCGCGAACTGCGCGTGCAAATGGCGCGCTACGGTAGGCCTACCGATCCGTACCGCCAGTCGACGTCGTCTTCTCGCTACGGCCCTTCAAGTCGCCGGTCCCGCTCCCGGTCGCGCAGCCGCCGCAGGTCGAG GAGCCGCAGGCGGTCACGGTCTAGGTCACGTCGCCGATCTCGGAGCCGTTCTCGGTcgcggcgacgccgctcaaggTCCCGATCCAGAAG GTCCCGAAGCCGATCCAGGGATCGCCGGCGTTCCCGAAGCAGGGCAAGGAAAAGCCGCAGCAGGAGCCGGCGAAAGAGCCGTAGTCGTAGCAGGCGCAAGAGCCGCAGCAAGTCGAGGGAGCGGAGCCGCTCCCGACGTCGTGAGGCCAAGAGGAGCCGATCAAAATCCAGGGGCCACAGCCGCTCCAAGTCAAGGGAACGCAGTCCCTCGAAGCATCGCAGTCGCTCGAAGTCCAAGGACCGCAGCCGAAGCCGACACCGTAGCCGCTCGAAGTCTGAGGAGCGAAGCCGGAGCAAGCATCGCAGTCGCTCCAAGTCCAAGGAACGCAGCCGAAGCAAGCGGCGCAGCGAATCCAAGGAACGCAGCCCCAGCAAGCACAGGAGCCGTTCTGGGTCCAAGGAGAGGAGCCGGAGCAAGTCTCACAGAAGCCGCAGCCGAAGCCGCAAGGAGAGTGAGCCACGGGATCGGAGCCACAGTCCAACGGTGAATGGAGACTCCCGCATGCGCAGTGCATCTCGCAGCCCACGAGATGAGGGCCGGGAGGACTCGCGGTCGCGTTCACGGTCGCGGAGTCCGAGGCAGAGTGGCAGCCCAGCACCGGGAGAATCTGACGAGGCAGCCAGGGAGAAGTCCAGAAGCAGGGACCGGTCACGGTCCAAGTCACAGGACTCCAACTGA
- the LOC119398986 gene encoding endothelin-converting enzyme 1: MRVFGRRPSVVTLKDDDNSTSRTRLGGSSSDGHLPTVLTITRSYRRFLPVISGPFAAFSELRRRHPSLLPCLMCMAVACGGLALAMVLMRQQVKLDATLLSSANVCGTKDCREQAARIAMNIDAKRDPCEDLYAYTCGGAKASESKRRSLMSSYVESVKGFIQRGLVPEERNSSGAAYKAYSAFNACLSRPAGGVDAAKPFVEFMSARKIPWPSSAPLDADPLDVLVDLAVNWRVPLLFDVRLLYTGRENSLVVAIDQTGDVALLRMEQLSASGQSAGEYDDLLRSVAGYLRQGTLLSDEDCRQLRQDESSVRNNVTSIARSEEEEEVDVFVAFLNDSVSETGPTWLTLLQRHLGRDVELSPSTKLLAHNGRHLHAVLTLLASVPRDRLLNVIGWTFAYSYLWLVHPDSNYFQPGRESDVFDGQAACFLAVQESYGTLLVAPQFLAYFHQQADRQRLFDMLNETTQALARAVLASGSLANATKRWAVEKILHRTRRELWPPEPFFHAELLDELYEEFPATVTSSDLFKSLFESRRAARRILRNSYYGRLLTGGVRWPAREVRYWYGGDLLRVGLSALFPPSYYRDDAGVSAYSGLGFQIARALVRTVDERGRTTDGTARVLWKQVVANCRLDSASTSRERDAVARLFALDVALAALRSNAQNRLEGLEGLEQLTGLQTFYVNFCGKFCGHRHGAELCNVAMNASEFGDAFECPAVPSLSKDRRCLFI; this comes from the exons ATGAGGGTCTTCGGCAGACGTCCCAGCGTCGTCACCCTGAAGGACGACGACAACTCCACCAGCCGCACTCGCCTGGGCGGCTCCTCGTCCGACGGCCACCTGCCGACGGTGCTCACCATTACCCGAAGTTACCGA CGCTTCCTGCCAGTCATTTCCGGTCCGTTCGCCGCCTTCTCCGAGCTTCGGCGCCGGCACCCGAGCCTGCTTCCGTGCCTCATGTGCATGGCCGTCGCCTGCGGTGGGCTTGCGCTCGCGATGGTGCTCATGCGCCAGCAGGTCAAGCTGGACGCCACGCTTCTCTCGTCCGCCAACGTCTGCGGCACCAAGGACTGCCGTGAACAGGCCGCCCGGATCGCCATGAACATCGACGCCAAGCGGGACCCTTGCGAAGACCTGTACGCATACACGTGCGGTGGCGCCAAAGCTTCAGAATCGAAGAGGAGGAG CCTGATGTCGTCGTACGTGGAAAGCGTGAAGGGCTTCATTCAACGCGGCCTGGTTCCTGAGGAGCGTAATAGTTCTGGCGCCGCGTACAAGGCCTATTCCGCCTTTAACGCTTGTCTCTCGAGGCCCGCGGGGGGCGTCGACGCCGCCAAGCCGTTCGTGGAGTTCATGAGCGCCCGCAAGATACCGTGGCCCTCAAGCGCGCCCCTAGACGCAGACCCGCTGGACGTCCTCGTCGACCTGGCCGTCAACTGGAGGGTGCCGCTACTGTTCGACGTGCGCCTACTGTACACCGGACGCGAGAACTCGCTGGTGGTCGCCATCGATCAGACCGGGGACGTCGCCCTGCTCCGCATGGAGCAGCTGTCCGCCAGCGGCCAAAGCGCCGGCGAGTACGACGACCTGCTGCGCAGCGTGGCCGGGTACCTCCGCCAGGGGACGTTGCTCTCCGACGAAGACTGTCGCCAGCTTCGACAGGACGAGAGCTCGGTCAGGAACAACGTGACGTCGATCGCCCGGTccgaggaagaggaagaagtcgACGTCTTCGTAGCTTTTCTCAATGATAGCGTTTCGGAGACGGGCCCAACCTGGCTGACCCTCTTGCAGCGTCACCTGGGACGAGACGTTGAGCTGTCGCCCTCGACCAAGCTCCTGGCTCACAACGGGCGACACCTTCATGCGGTCCTGACCCTGCTGGCCTCGGTGCCCCGCGACAGACTTCTGAACGTTATCGGCTGGACGTTCGCCTACTCCTACTTGTGGCTCGTCCACCCGGATTCGAACTACTTCCAGCCCGGCAGGGAGAGCGACGTTTTCGACGGCCAGGCGGCCTGCTTTCTGGCCGTCCAGGAGTCATACGGCACGCTACTCGTGGCGCCGCAGTTCCTGGCCTACTTCCATCAGCAGGCCGACAGGCAACGCCTCTTCGACATGTTGAACGAGACCACGCAGGCCTTGGCGCGGGCCGTGCTGGCCTCGGGGAGCCTGGCGAACGCCACAAAGCGTTGGGCCGTCGAGAAGATTCTGCACAGGACCAGGCGGGAGCTGTGGCCGCCGGAGCCGTTCTTCCACGCGGAACTGCTGGACGAACTGTACGAGGAATTTCCTGCTACAGTGACGTCGTCCGATTTGTTCAAGTCCCTGTTCGAGTCGCGGAGGGCCGCGCGCCGGATTTTGCGGAACAGCTACTACGGCCGCCTGTTGACGGGCGGCGTACGGTGGCCCGCGAGAGAAGTGCGGTACTGGTACGGCGGCGACCTGCTCCGAGTCGGTCTGTCGGCGCTCTTCCCGCCTTCCTATTACCGCGACGACGCGGGCGTGTCGGCCTACAGCGGCCTGGGCTTCCAGATCGCCAGGGCGCTGGTCAGAACGGTGGACGAGCGCGGTCGCACCACGGACGGCACCGCGAGGGTCTTGTGGAAGCAGGTGGTCGCGAATTGTCGCCTGGACTCGGCCAGCACGAGTCGCGAGAGGGACGCCGTGGCTCGCCTGTTCGCACTGGACGTTGCCCTGGCCGCGCTCAGGAGCAACGCCCAGAACCGGCTTGAAGGGCTCGAGGGCCTCGAGCAGCTGACAGGTCTGCAGACGTTCTACGTCAACT